Proteins encoded by one window of Vitis vinifera cultivar Pinot Noir 40024 chromosome 10, ASM3070453v1:
- the LOC100267454 gene encoding protein RALF-like 19: protein MGLRLGFIFLLLGFALVVESFSFADDSWDDSQIQLVDGTQVNATDGFAPCDGAVGDCINEDDEMMMDSETNRRSLAQRRRYISYGALRRNQVPCNRRGRSYYNCRRGGRANPYRRGCSVITKCHRFTD from the coding sequence ATGGGTCTCCGACTTGGGTTCATCTTCCTCCTCCTGGGCTTTGCCCTGGTGGTGGAGTCATTTTCCTTTGCAGATGATAGTTGGGATGATAGCCAAATCCAGTTGGTTGATGGCACCCAAGTGAATGCCACCGATGGCTTCGCTCCCTGCGACGGTGCAGTCGGTGATTGTATCAATGAAGACGACGAGATGATGATGGATTCGGAGACTAACCGACGATCACTGGCCCAACGCAGAAGGTACATCAGCTATGGAGCCCTGAGGAGGAACCAAGTACCATGCAACCGTCGTGGCCGCTCATACTACAACTGTAGGAGAGGTGGAAGGGCTAATCCTTACAGACGTGGTTGCAGTGTCATCACAAAGTGTCACAGGTTCACAGACTGA